From Eleftheria terrae, the proteins below share one genomic window:
- a CDS encoding CsgG/HfaB family protein — protein sequence MNGSGVAVGVRAAMVVGVALVLGGCMATAPTMGDTRAKTAATGAAAGSTAENANPDMERCTESLGTVALVEDQGSSWYADLRSHKLQSTIPVLRMLVQQSNCFVVVERGVAMRNMRQERGLEESGELRKNSNFGKGQMVAADYTMSPSVTFSEKDTGGLRGLVGGRVGSVISAVGGSMKFNDASTMLTLIDNRSGVQLAAAEGSSSNIDFGVLAGAYKGAAVGVGAYGNTPQGKVVVAAFADSYNQMVRAVRNYKAQEVRGGLGTGGRLGVQGGSTPQR from the coding sequence ATGAACGGGTCTGGCGTGGCGGTGGGCGTGCGCGCCGCCATGGTGGTGGGCGTGGCCTTGGTGCTGGGGGGCTGCATGGCCACTGCACCGACGATGGGGGACACCCGCGCCAAGACGGCGGCCACCGGCGCAGCCGCCGGCTCGACGGCGGAGAACGCCAATCCGGACATGGAGCGCTGCACCGAGTCGCTCGGTACGGTGGCGCTGGTCGAGGACCAGGGCTCGTCGTGGTACGCCGACCTGCGCAGCCACAAGCTGCAGTCCACCATCCCGGTGCTGCGCATGCTGGTGCAGCAGTCCAACTGCTTCGTCGTGGTCGAGCGTGGTGTGGCGATGCGCAACATGCGCCAGGAACGCGGCCTGGAAGAAAGCGGCGAGCTGCGCAAGAACAGCAACTTCGGCAAGGGCCAGATGGTGGCTGCCGACTACACGATGAGCCCCAGCGTGACCTTCAGCGAGAAGGACACCGGCGGCCTGCGCGGCCTGGTCGGCGGCCGTGTCGGCAGCGTCATCAGTGCGGTGGGCGGCTCGATGAAGTTCAACGACGCGTCGACGATGCTGACGCTCATCGACAACCGCTCGGGCGTGCAGCTGGCGGCGGCCGAAGGCAGCTCCAGCAACATCGACTTCGGTGTGCTGGCCGGCGCCTACAAGGGCGCCGCGGTGGGCGTCGGTGCCTATGGCAACACGCCGCAGGGCAAGGTGGTGGTGGCGGCGTTTGCCGACTCCTACAACCAGATGGTGCGCGCGGTTCGCAACTACAAGGCGCAGGAAGTGCGCGGCGGCCTGGGGACCGGCGGCCGGCTGGGCGTGCAGGGCGGCTCGACGCCGCAACGCTGA
- a CDS encoding glycine-rich domain-containing protein, with protein sequence MSLILQPAATLVWRAAPFLLGLAAAAAWWPVLTGSGSHWLLALVASLLCLWAHSKLRRLLREQREHFLRHAPLPRHLQQAVGKAYPHLLAAELDLVEHGLRQFFVVYLRAGAFIAMPSQVADRMWHEFILDTQAYRDFCQRGFGHFFHHRPAATLQQGRPGLNQALRTTWRHACRVQGLDPRRPSQLPLLFALDTQLAIADGFRYSLDCRELAPDAANPSYCATALSGSGCGGGSDSGSSCAGDGGSDAGGGDGGGEGGGDGGGGCGGGCGGGGGD encoded by the coding sequence ATGAGCCTCATCCTCCAGCCTGCCGCCACCCTCGTGTGGCGCGCCGCGCCCTTCCTGCTGGGACTGGCGGCGGCTGCCGCCTGGTGGCCGGTGCTGACCGGCTCGGGCAGCCACTGGCTGCTCGCGCTCGTCGCCAGCCTCCTGTGCCTGTGGGCGCACTCCAAGCTGCGCCGCCTGTTGCGCGAGCAGCGTGAGCACTTCCTGCGCCACGCGCCCCTGCCTCGCCACCTGCAGCAGGCGGTCGGCAAGGCCTACCCGCACCTTCTCGCCGCGGAGCTGGACCTGGTGGAGCACGGCCTGCGGCAGTTCTTTGTGGTCTACCTGCGGGCCGGCGCCTTCATTGCCATGCCCTCGCAGGTGGCCGACCGGATGTGGCACGAGTTCATCCTCGACACCCAGGCGTACCGCGACTTCTGCCAGCGCGGCTTCGGCCACTTCTTCCACCACCGGCCGGCCGCGACGCTGCAGCAGGGCCGCCCGGGCCTCAACCAGGCCCTGCGCACCACCTGGCGGCACGCCTGCCGCGTGCAGGGCCTCGATCCCCGGCGGCCGAGCCAGCTGCCCCTGCTGTTCGCGCTGGACACCCAGCTGGCGATTGCCGACGGCTTTCGCTACAGCCTGGACTGCCGCGAACTCGCGCCCGACGCCGCCAACCCGAGCTACTGCGCCACCGCGTTGAGCGGTTCGGGATGCGGCGGCGGCAGCGACAGCGGCAGCAGCTGTGCCGGCGACGGCGGCAGCGACGCTGGCGGCGGGGACGGCGGCGGCGAAGGCGGAGGGGACGGCGGCGGCGGCTGTGGCGGCGGCTGCGGTGGCGGCGGCGGCGACTGA
- the murB gene encoding UDP-N-acetylmuramate dehydrogenase, with translation MQIETGVSLKPYNTFGLPAVAQTLVRIESDADVRRVLDHPTLGTAGKFVLGGGSNIVLTHDVSQVVLKVEVRGRRVVEEREDAWIVEAGAGENWHDFVTWTLDQGLPGLENMALIPGTVGASPVQNIGAYGVELKDRFESLDAVYLVTGRSVTLDGPTCGFGYRDSVFKQSLAGKSLITRVRLRLPKPWQPALGYLDLERKMAETGVDRPTPRQVYDWICEIRRAKLPDPAVVGNAGSFFKNPVVTPEQCRDIIGRDPEIVHYPMPDGSFKLAAGWLIDACGWKGKSIGRAGVYEKQALVLINRGGAIGAEVVTLARAIQESVYGRFGIRLEPEPVVV, from the coding sequence ATGCAAATCGAGACCGGCGTCAGCCTGAAACCGTACAACACCTTCGGCCTACCGGCCGTTGCCCAGACCCTGGTGCGCATCGAGAGCGACGCCGACGTTCGCCGCGTGCTCGACCACCCCACGCTCGGCACGGCGGGCAAGTTCGTGCTCGGCGGCGGCAGCAACATCGTCCTCACGCACGACGTGTCCCAGGTCGTGCTCAAGGTCGAGGTGCGCGGCCGCCGCGTGGTGGAGGAGCGCGAGGATGCCTGGATCGTCGAAGCCGGTGCCGGCGAGAACTGGCACGATTTCGTGACCTGGACCCTGGACCAGGGGCTGCCCGGCCTGGAGAACATGGCATTGATCCCCGGCACCGTCGGCGCCTCTCCTGTACAGAATATCGGCGCCTACGGGGTGGAACTGAAGGACCGTTTTGAGTCGCTCGACGCGGTCTACTTGGTGACCGGCCGCAGCGTCACGCTGGACGGCCCCACCTGCGGCTTCGGCTACCGCGACAGCGTCTTCAAGCAGTCGCTGGCCGGCAAGAGCCTGATCACCCGCGTGCGCCTGCGCCTGCCAAAGCCCTGGCAGCCGGCGCTCGGCTACCTCGACCTGGAGCGCAAGATGGCCGAGACCGGGGTGGACCGGCCGACGCCGCGCCAGGTCTACGACTGGATCTGCGAGATCCGGCGCGCCAAGCTGCCCGACCCGGCGGTGGTGGGCAATGCCGGCAGCTTCTTCAAGAACCCGGTGGTTACGCCGGAGCAGTGCCGCGACATCATCGGCCGCGACCCGGAGATCGTGCACTACCCGATGCCCGACGGCAGCTTCAAGCTGGCCGCCGGCTGGCTGATCGACGCCTGCGGCTGGAAAGGCAAGAGCATCGGCCGCGCCGGGGTCTACGAGAAGCAGGCGCTGGTGCTGATCAACCGGGGCGGCGCCATTGGCGCCGAGGTGGTCACGCTGGCGCGTGCCATCCAGGAAAGCGTCTACGGCCGCTTTGGCATCCGGCTGGAGCCGGAGCCTGTGGTGGTCTGA
- a CDS encoding YajQ family cyclic di-GMP-binding protein, whose amino-acid sequence MPSFDTVLEPNLVEVRNAVDQSNKEIGTRFDFKGSDARIELKDKELTLFGDSDFQLGQVLDILTLKMTKRSVDARFLDIGKIEKIGGDKVKQVIKIKAGIESELAKKIQQLIKGSKIKVQASIQGDSVRVNGSKRDDLQAAIALLKKDITEVPLSFNNFRD is encoded by the coding sequence ATGCCCAGCTTCGATACCGTCCTCGAACCCAACCTCGTGGAAGTCCGCAACGCCGTCGACCAGAGCAACAAGGAAATCGGCACGCGCTTCGACTTCAAGGGCTCGGACGCCCGCATCGAATTGAAGGACAAGGAACTCACCCTGTTCGGCGACAGCGACTTCCAGCTCGGCCAGGTGCTGGACATCCTGACGCTGAAGATGACCAAGCGCAGCGTCGACGCGCGCTTCCTCGACATCGGCAAGATCGAGAAGATCGGCGGCGACAAGGTCAAGCAGGTGATCAAGATCAAGGCCGGCATCGAGAGCGAGCTGGCCAAGAAGATCCAGCAACTCATCAAGGGCAGCAAGATCAAGGTGCAGGCCAGCATCCAGGGCGACAGCGTACGCGTCAACGGCAGCAAGCGTGATGACCTGCAGGCAGCGATTGCGCTGCTGAAGAAGGACATCACCGAGGTGCCTCTCAGCTTCAACAATTTCCGCGACTGA
- a CDS encoding retropepsin-like aspartic protease family protein: MWFIKCGLAAAAALLCQAAGAQSVALTGSLGSKALLMINGTPRTVAVGSTVDGVRLLSLAGGQAVVEASGQRQTLQLGGSPVSVAGSGRNSTQIVLQAGAGGHFYSDGLINGRPVRFLVDTGATAVSMTVHDAERIGLDYKQGHPIKLSTANGVVNGYMVALSSVKVGNVEVHNVQGVVAAREMPYVLLGNTFLTRFQMRRENDVMTLDKRF, encoded by the coding sequence ATGTGGTTCATCAAATGCGGCCTGGCGGCCGCCGCCGCGCTGCTGTGCCAGGCAGCCGGCGCCCAGAGCGTGGCCCTCACCGGCAGCCTGGGCAGCAAGGCGCTGCTCATGATCAACGGCACGCCGCGCACCGTGGCCGTGGGCAGCACCGTCGACGGTGTGCGCCTGCTCAGCCTGGCCGGCGGCCAGGCGGTGGTCGAGGCCAGCGGCCAGCGGCAGACGCTGCAGCTCGGCGGCTCGCCGGTCAGCGTGGCGGGCTCCGGGCGCAACTCGACCCAGATCGTGTTGCAGGCCGGCGCCGGCGGGCACTTCTACAGCGACGGGCTGATCAATGGCCGGCCGGTGCGCTTCCTGGTCGACACTGGCGCCACCGCGGTGTCCATGACGGTCCACGACGCCGAGCGCATCGGCCTCGACTACAAGCAGGGCCACCCGATCAAGCTCAGCACCGCCAACGGCGTGGTCAACGGCTACATGGTGGCGCTCAGCTCGGTCAAGGTCGGCAATGTCGAGGTGCACAACGTGCAGGGCGTGGTGGCCGCCCGTGAAATGCCCTACGTGCTGCTCGGCAATACCTTTCTCACCCGCTTCCAGATGCGGCGCGAGAACGACGTGATGACGCTCGACAAGCGCTTCTGA
- a CDS encoding acyl-CoA dehydrogenase family protein — MDLNFTPEEQAFREEVRAWVRANLPKAISHKVHNALRLNKDDLQAWARILGKKGWHGWAWPKQFGGPGWNAVQRHLFEEECALAGAPRVVPFGPVMVAPVIMAFGTPEQQQRFLPGIMSGEVWWSQGYSEPGAGSDLASVKTRAERRGDTYIVNGQKTWTTLGQYGDWIFCLVRTSTEGKPQTGISFLLIDMKSPGITVRPIITLDGEHEVNEVFFDNVEVPAKNLVGEENKGWTYAKYLLAHERTNIADVNRAKRELERLKRIARSEKSGGRPLLDDVRFRDQVAQLEVDIVALEMMVLRVLSAERGGKQALDVAALLKIRGSEIQQRYSELMMLAAGPYALPFIHEAMEAGWQGDHVGAAYCAPLASTYFNMRKTTIYGGSNEVQRNIVAQTVMG; from the coding sequence ATGGATTTGAACTTCACGCCGGAAGAGCAGGCCTTCCGGGAAGAGGTGCGCGCGTGGGTCAGGGCCAACCTGCCCAAGGCCATCAGCCACAAGGTGCACAACGCACTGCGCCTGAACAAGGACGACCTGCAGGCCTGGGCCCGCATCCTCGGCAAGAAGGGCTGGCATGGCTGGGCCTGGCCCAAGCAGTTCGGCGGCCCGGGCTGGAATGCGGTGCAGCGCCACCTCTTCGAGGAGGAATGCGCGCTGGCCGGCGCCCCTCGCGTGGTGCCCTTCGGGCCGGTGATGGTGGCGCCCGTCATCATGGCCTTCGGCACGCCGGAGCAGCAGCAGCGCTTCCTGCCCGGCATCATGAGCGGCGAGGTCTGGTGGAGCCAGGGCTATTCCGAGCCGGGCGCCGGCTCCGACCTGGCCTCGGTGAAGACCCGCGCCGAGCGCCGCGGCGACACCTACATCGTCAACGGCCAGAAGACCTGGACCACCCTGGGGCAGTACGGCGACTGGATCTTCTGCCTGGTGCGCACCAGCACCGAGGGCAAGCCGCAGACGGGCATCTCCTTCCTGCTGATCGACATGAAGTCGCCCGGCATCACGGTGCGGCCCATCATCACCCTCGACGGCGAGCACGAGGTCAACGAGGTGTTCTTCGACAACGTCGAGGTGCCGGCCAAAAACCTGGTGGGCGAGGAGAACAAGGGCTGGACCTATGCCAAGTACCTGCTCGCGCACGAGCGCACCAACATCGCCGACGTCAACCGCGCCAAGCGCGAGCTGGAGCGGCTCAAGCGCATCGCCCGCAGCGAGAAGTCGGGCGGCCGTCCGCTGCTTGACGACGTGCGCTTCCGCGACCAGGTGGCGCAACTGGAGGTGGACATCGTCGCGCTGGAGATGATGGTGCTGCGGGTGCTGTCGGCCGAGCGCGGCGGCAAGCAGGCGCTGGACGTGGCGGCGCTGCTGAAGATCCGCGGCTCGGAGATCCAGCAGCGCTACAGCGAGCTGATGATGCTGGCCGCCGGGCCCTATGCGCTGCCCTTCATCCACGAGGCGATGGAGGCCGGCTGGCAGGGCGACCATGTCGGCGCGGCGTACTGCGCGCCGCTGGCCTCCACCTACTTCAACATGCGCAAGACCACCATCTACGGTGGCTCCAACGAAGTGCAGCGCAACATCGTCGCCCAGACGGTGATGGGCTGA
- a CDS encoding acyl-CoA dehydrogenase family protein: MDFEYSDDQQQLRDAVAKWVEKGYDFARRQAIVKAGGFSREAWGELAGLGLTGLAVPEAHGGLGFGPVEAMVVMEELGRGLVLEPYAPVALVAASLLGGHAPEAVQAAWLPRLAGGEALVVLAHQEREARYLLRHVGTRARQQDGAWLLDGAKSLVPLGDQADAFIVPARVSGALDDSQGIALFLVERKATGVRTRGYPTQDGGRAAELQLDGVAATLLVGPDDGHHALELAADVGIAALCAEAVGAMDKLLAVTIDYLNTRKQFGVPIGSFQALRHRVADMKMQLELARSMSYYATLKLGEDTPQRRRALSQAKVQLGQSMRFVGQQAIQLHGGIGVTDEYVAGHYFKRLTCIEMSFGDTQHHLGEVSARMQDTAGVFA, translated from the coding sequence ATGGACTTCGAATACAGCGACGACCAGCAGCAACTGCGCGACGCGGTCGCCAAGTGGGTGGAGAAGGGCTACGACTTCGCCCGCCGGCAGGCCATCGTGAAAGCCGGCGGCTTCTCCCGCGAGGCCTGGGGCGAGCTCGCCGGCCTGGGCCTGACCGGCCTGGCGGTGCCCGAGGCGCATGGGGGCCTGGGCTTCGGCCCGGTGGAGGCGATGGTGGTGATGGAAGAACTGGGCCGCGGCCTGGTGCTGGAACCGTACGCGCCGGTGGCCCTGGTGGCGGCCAGCCTGCTGGGCGGCCATGCCCCCGAGGCGGTGCAGGCGGCCTGGCTGCCGCGCCTGGCAGGCGGCGAGGCGCTGGTGGTGCTGGCCCACCAGGAGCGCGAGGCGCGCTACCTGCTGCGCCACGTCGGCACCCGTGCCCGCCAGCAGGACGGCGCCTGGCTACTCGACGGCGCCAAGAGCCTGGTGCCCCTGGGCGACCAGGCCGATGCCTTCATCGTCCCGGCCCGCGTGTCGGGCGCGCTGGACGACAGCCAGGGCATTGCGCTGTTCCTGGTCGAGCGCAAGGCGACGGGCGTGCGCACCCGGGGCTATCCCACCCAGGACGGCGGCCGCGCCGCCGAACTGCAGCTCGACGGCGTGGCGGCGACGCTGCTGGTCGGCCCGGATGACGGTCACCATGCGCTGGAGCTGGCCGCCGACGTCGGCATCGCCGCACTGTGCGCCGAGGCGGTCGGTGCGATGGACAAGCTGCTGGCAGTGACCATCGACTACCTCAACACCCGCAAGCAGTTCGGCGTGCCCATCGGCAGCTTCCAGGCGCTGCGGCACCGTGTGGCCGACATGAAGATGCAGCTGGAGCTGGCCCGCTCGATGAGCTACTACGCCACCCTCAAGCTCGGTGAGGACACGCCGCAGCGCCGGCGTGCGCTGTCGCAGGCGAAGGTGCAGCTGGGGCAGTCAATGCGCTTCGTTGGCCAGCAGGCCATCCAGCTGCACGGCGGCATCGGCGTCACCGACGAGTACGTGGCCGGCCACTACTTCAAGCGCCTGACCTGCATCGAGATGAGCTTCGGCGACACCCAGCACCACCTGGGTGAGGTGTCGGCCCGCATGCAGGACACCGCGGGCGTGTTTGCCTGA
- a CDS encoding pseudouridine synthase: protein MRLAQVLFSQGFGTRRECDNLILAGEVRLHGEVVDDPAHEVDPHGLVFNVEGKDWPFHEKAYVLMHKPAGHECSHRPSAWPSIYTLLPSPLRLRDVQAVGRLDQDTTGLLILTDDGALIHRLTSPKKHVPKVYEVGTAQPVTEGQVAQLLAGVVLHDDPKPVSAAACEIVGERQLRLTLTQGKYHQVKRMVAAAGNEVLSLHRSRFGALVLPDDLAPGQWRWLAGPQDILGSGGAAPAR, encoded by the coding sequence ATGCGCCTGGCCCAGGTGCTTTTTTCACAAGGTTTCGGCACCCGCCGCGAGTGCGACAACCTGATCCTCGCCGGCGAGGTCCGCCTGCACGGCGAAGTGGTCGACGACCCGGCTCATGAGGTCGACCCGCACGGCCTGGTCTTCAACGTCGAAGGCAAGGACTGGCCCTTCCACGAGAAAGCCTACGTGCTGATGCACAAGCCCGCCGGCCACGAGTGCTCGCACCGGCCCTCGGCCTGGCCCAGCATCTACACCCTGCTGCCTTCGCCGCTGCGCCTGCGCGACGTGCAGGCGGTGGGCCGGCTCGACCAGGACACCACCGGCCTGCTGATCCTGACGGACGACGGCGCCCTGATCCACCGCCTGACCTCACCGAAGAAGCACGTGCCCAAGGTCTACGAGGTGGGCACCGCCCAGCCGGTGACCGAGGGCCAGGTGGCCCAGCTGCTGGCCGGCGTGGTGCTGCACGACGACCCGAAGCCGGTGTCCGCCGCAGCGTGCGAGATCGTCGGCGAGCGCCAGCTCCGGCTGACCTTGACGCAGGGCAAGTACCACCAGGTCAAGCGCATGGTGGCCGCTGCCGGCAACGAGGTGCTGAGCCTGCACCGCAGCCGCTTCGGCGCGCTGGTGCTGCCCGACGACCTGGCCCCCGGCCAGTGGCGCTGGTTGGCCGGCCCGCAGGACATCCTGGGCAGCGGCGGCGCCGCCCCGGCACGATAA
- a CDS encoding bifunctional riboflavin kinase/FAD synthetase — protein sequence MRVFRGFHHAALAPACALTIGNFDGVHRGHQAMLALLKVEAEHRGLPSCVLTFEPHPRDFFAAQAGKPELGPARIATLRDQLTELQRCGVDQVVVLPFDQRLSRLSPEDFVREVLCEGLGARYVLVGDDFRFGARRAGDYALLDAAGDAHGFDVARMNSYEVHGLRVSSSAVREALAAGDMDRAATLLGRPFSISGHVIHGRKLGRDLGFRTLNLRFHHRKPAAMGVFAVRAHGLADTPLDGVASLGVRPTIEDAGRVLLEVHCLDWPAGLGAEGGYGKIVRVELLHKLRDEARYDSLDALTDAIRQDADNARAFFASLHGQTRRQTTRDRI from the coding sequence ATGCGAGTCTTCCGCGGCTTCCACCATGCGGCGCTGGCTCCGGCCTGCGCCCTCACCATCGGCAATTTCGACGGCGTGCACCGCGGCCACCAGGCCATGCTGGCCCTGCTGAAGGTGGAGGCCGAGCACCGCGGGCTGCCGAGTTGCGTGCTGACCTTCGAGCCGCATCCGCGCGACTTCTTCGCCGCCCAGGCCGGCAAGCCGGAACTCGGGCCGGCCCGCATCGCCACGCTGCGCGACCAGCTCACCGAGCTGCAGCGCTGTGGCGTCGACCAGGTGGTGGTGCTGCCGTTCGACCAGCGGCTGTCGCGCCTGTCGCCCGAGGACTTCGTGCGCGAGGTGCTGTGCGAGGGCCTGGGCGCCCGCTACGTGCTGGTGGGTGACGACTTCCGCTTCGGCGCCAGGCGTGCCGGCGACTATGCGCTGCTGGACGCCGCGGGCGATGCCCACGGCTTCGACGTGGCGCGCATGAACAGCTACGAGGTGCACGGCCTGCGGGTGTCCAGCTCCGCGGTGCGCGAGGCACTGGCCGCTGGCGACATGGATCGCGCGGCCACCCTGCTGGGCCGGCCCTTCAGCATCAGCGGCCACGTCATCCATGGCCGCAAGCTGGGCCGCGACCTCGGCTTTCGCACCCTCAACCTGCGCTTCCACCATCGCAAGCCGGCCGCGATGGGCGTCTTCGCGGTGCGCGCGCATGGCCTCGCCGACACGCCGCTGGACGGCGTGGCCAGCCTCGGCGTGCGGCCGACCATCGAGGATGCCGGGCGGGTGCTGCTGGAGGTGCACTGCCTCGACTGGCCAGCCGGGCTCGGCGCGGAGGGGGGCTACGGTAAAATCGTGCGCGTGGAACTGCTGCACAAACTGCGCGACGAAGCCCGCTACGACAGCCTCGACGCCCTCACCGACGCCATCCGCCAGGATGCAGACAACGCACGCGCGTTTTTTGCGTCGCTCCACGGACAGACCCGGCGCCAGACCACACGCGATCGAATTTAA
- the ileS gene encoding isoleucine--tRNA ligase, translating to MSDTPQAPDYRATLNLPDTPFPMRGDLPKREPGWVKEWEEQGIYKQLRDARCGAPRFVLHDGPPYANGQIHMGHAVNKILKDMIVKARQLAGFDAVYVPGWDCHGLPIENQIEKTYGRKLSRDEVQAKSRAYATEQIAQQMADFKRLGVLGDWDRPYRTMDFGNEANEIRALKRIMERGFVYRGLKPVYWCFDCGSSLAEFEIEYADKKSLTLEVGFQAAEPDKLAAAFGLPRLEKDAYAVIWTTTPWTLPSNQALNLNPELPYSLVDTERGLLLVAEALVEKCLARWGLTGEVLATTQGKHLDRIAFRHPLAAVHPGYDRLSPVYLADYATAEDGTGIVHSAPAYGVDDFNSCIAHGLKYDQILNPVQGHGVFADELPLFGGMHIWKAGPKIIEAMRDAGRLFASTELTHSYPHCWRHKTPVIYRAAAQWFVRMDEGEGVFTVDKAPQTLRRMALDAIEKTGFYPENGKARLRDMIAGRPDWCISRQRNWGVPLPFFLHKVTDELHPDTLALMERAAQLVEQGGVEAWSKLDPREWLGDDAEHYSKSTDILDVWFDSGTTHYHVLQKSHAEQSAWPADLYLEGHDQHRGWFHSSLLTACAMYGEAPYKGLLTHGFTVDSQGRKMSKSLGNGVDPQETSQKLGAEIIRLWVAASDYSGDIAGDKKILDRVVDGYRRIRNTLRFLLANTSDFDPAQHAVPFDELLEIDRYALARASAFQTEILAHYEVYEFHPVVAKLQVYCSEELGAFYLDVLKDRLYTTAPGSHARRSAQTALWQITQAMLRWMAPFLSFTAEEAWKLVSANQSPSIFVETYWKFAGDDEALLIKWARLREIRDVVNKEIEAVRAEGRLGSSLQANVAITAGEDDRRLLGSLGEDLKFVLIASAVQVAAGDALAVAVTPSAAAKCERCWHWRDDVGHDSAHPALCGRCTSNLYGAGEPRKVA from the coding sequence ATGAGCGACACGCCACAAGCCCCCGACTACCGAGCCACCCTCAACCTGCCGGACACGCCCTTCCCGATGCGCGGCGACCTGCCCAAGCGCGAGCCGGGCTGGGTGAAGGAGTGGGAGGAGCAAGGCATCTACAAGCAGCTGCGCGACGCCCGCTGCGGTGCGCCGCGCTTCGTGCTGCACGACGGCCCGCCGTATGCCAACGGCCAAATCCACATGGGCCACGCCGTCAACAAGATCCTCAAGGACATGATCGTCAAGGCCCGCCAGCTGGCCGGCTTCGACGCCGTCTATGTGCCCGGCTGGGACTGCCACGGCCTGCCGATCGAGAACCAGATCGAGAAGACCTACGGCCGCAAGCTCAGCCGCGACGAGGTGCAGGCCAAGAGCCGCGCCTACGCGACCGAGCAGATCGCCCAGCAGATGGCCGACTTCAAGCGCCTGGGCGTGCTGGGCGACTGGGACCGGCCCTACCGCACGATGGACTTCGGCAACGAGGCCAACGAGATCCGTGCGCTCAAGCGCATCATGGAGCGCGGCTTCGTCTACCGCGGCTTGAAGCCCGTGTACTGGTGCTTTGACTGCGGCTCCTCGCTGGCCGAGTTCGAGATCGAGTACGCCGACAAGAAGTCGCTCACGCTGGAGGTCGGCTTCCAGGCCGCCGAGCCGGACAAGCTGGCCGCCGCCTTCGGCCTGCCCCGGCTGGAGAAGGACGCCTATGCGGTGATCTGGACCACCACCCCCTGGACGCTGCCGTCCAACCAGGCGCTCAACCTCAACCCCGAGCTGCCGTATTCGCTGGTGGACACCGAGCGCGGCCTGCTGCTGGTGGCTGAGGCGCTGGTGGAGAAATGCCTGGCCCGCTGGGGCCTCACCGGCGAGGTGCTGGCCACCACGCAAGGCAAGCACCTGGACCGCATCGCCTTCCGCCACCCGCTGGCGGCGGTGCATCCGGGCTATGACCGGCTGTCGCCGGTCTACCTGGCCGACTACGCCACCGCCGAGGACGGCACCGGCATCGTGCACTCGGCGCCCGCCTATGGCGTGGACGACTTCAACTCCTGCATCGCGCATGGCCTGAAGTACGACCAGATCCTGAACCCGGTGCAGGGCCACGGCGTGTTCGCCGACGAGCTGCCGCTGTTCGGCGGCATGCACATCTGGAAGGCCGGCCCGAAGATCATCGAGGCGATGCGCGATGCCGGCCGCCTGTTCGCGAGCACCGAGCTGACCCACAGCTACCCGCATTGCTGGCGCCACAAGACACCGGTGATCTACCGGGCCGCGGCCCAGTGGTTCGTGCGCATGGACGAGGGCGAGGGCGTGTTCACGGTCGACAAGGCGCCGCAGACGCTGCGCCGCATGGCGCTGGACGCCATCGAGAAGACCGGCTTCTACCCCGAGAACGGCAAGGCCCGCCTGCGCGACATGATCGCCGGCCGGCCCGACTGGTGCATCTCGCGCCAGCGCAACTGGGGCGTGCCGCTGCCCTTCTTCCTGCACAAGGTGACCGACGAGCTGCACCCCGACACGCTCGCCCTGATGGAGCGGGCCGCGCAGCTGGTGGAACAGGGCGGCGTGGAAGCCTGGTCCAAGCTCGACCCGCGCGAGTGGCTGGGCGACGACGCCGAGCACTACAGCAAGAGCACCGACATCCTGGACGTGTGGTTCGACTCCGGCACCACCCACTACCACGTGCTGCAGAAGAGCCATGCCGAGCAGTCGGCCTGGCCGGCCGACCTCTACCTGGAAGGCCATGACCAGCACCGCGGCTGGTTCCACAGCTCGCTGCTGACCGCCTGCGCGATGTATGGCGAGGCGCCCTACAAGGGCCTGCTGACGCACGGCTTCACGGTGGACAGCCAGGGCCGCAAGATGAGCAAGTCGCTCGGCAACGGCGTGGACCCGCAGGAAACCTCGCAGAAGCTGGGCGCCGAGATCATCCGCCTGTGGGTGGCCGCCAGCGACTACTCCGGCGACATCGCCGGCGACAAGAAGATCCTCGACCGGGTGGTGGACGGCTACCGCCGCATCCGCAACACCTTGCGCTTCCTGCTGGCCAACACCAGCGACTTCGATCCGGCACAGCACGCGGTGCCCTTCGACGAGCTGCTGGAGATCGACCGCTATGCGCTGGCCCGGGCGTCGGCCTTCCAGACCGAGATCCTGGCCCACTACGAGGTCTACGAGTTCCACCCGGTGGTGGCCAAGCTGCAGGTGTACTGCTCGGAGGAGCTGGGCGCCTTCTACCTGGACGTGCTGAAGGACCGCCTCTACACCACCGCGCCCGGCTCGCACGCGCGCCGCTCTGCGCAGACCGCACTGTGGCAGATCACCCAGGCCATGCTGCGCTGGATGGCACCCTTCCTCAGCTTCACCGCCGAGGAGGCCTGGAAGCTGGTGTCGGCCAACCAGTCGCCGTCGATCTTCGTCGAGACCTACTGGAAGTTCGCCGGCGACGATGAGGCCCTGCTGATCAAGTGGGCCCGCCTGCGCGAGATCCGCGACGTGGTGAACAAGGAAATCGAGGCGGTGCGGGCCGAGGGCCGGCTGGGCTCCTCGCTGCAGGCCAACGTGGCCATCACCGCGGGCGAGGATGACCGCCGCCTGCTCGGCAGCCTGGGCGAGGACCTCAAGTTCGTGCTGATCGCCTCGGCCGTGCAGGTGGCCGCGGGCGACGCGCTGGCCGTGGCGGTGACGCCCTCGGCCGCCGCCAAGTGCGAGCGCTGCTGGCACTGGCGCGACGATGTCGGCCACGACAGCGCGCACCCGGCCCTGTGCGGCCGCTGCACCAGCAACCTCTATGGCGCGGGCGAGCCGCGCAAGGTGGCGTGA